A single window of Bombyx mori chromosome 9, ASM3026992v2 DNA harbors:
- the LOC101744971 gene encoding uncharacterized protein LOC101744971: protein MDRLSQLRSTAGGSGDSTLDTTSPPSEAFMTANENSKYFSLSEVDSTFDISHIKDVALTSTSTKSDTTITGTDVIIGNLSPINKKIDRDNYKIGKQIEAANILSGGVEIFEDNDNSYDGDELVIDDNVDVDDKTPTELKGAESEEYKLSENFTETPTLMQGETSKDTEVVLQIDGKNVDAIDIGNGLYLYRKDGEEELAAVQIIDNQEQPSFKFLKVRENAEGNLEVYEEIEIEVTKEVPTKDGKLIEKNTSHVPINKDLNKIINDSSSNKVTEKKNFPTMETTPISTSEDADSENKLLPFEGKPELNLNGKMMKFSESRKSPVVGSFMPMTHSTPNKEGVPLTKTMVDQQLHPSRHSDNVKKTIEVHTDNCKQKLVETPTKHKEITELNKEPDETAGLGVTAGNNVFDKGEKVEPKSTVSENKLSILNINEQKDKKDSITENLDSRFHDEETNALPSNDLKDNCEHLIKEAKVTQNDMPQNTELEKPPLKSNEIKENQVETAVGKIEQFEEIESTQDMLTTNMVSDSDIKDQQSCKSSTEITLTDLSKVETSVKEEDLIKQATGDVSTAVNKIHGQTLVLPKERTLDVVDSSDNISGNKNRSGASLEVATTTDEVSWPKLLKEEINKSTDIENPKNIVEAKDATPDENNVDTISSAIILNITKKPEEPESKSEPKLTLESKIAAKIENVKEFDTVAINKDQLKVKFNEEATQKTADQEKDDIKLENIKIQEKAINNNNSAVPFGQWTEANRQAFLNKIKETKAPVYNTSSKSIKNSNDLNKRDVLKKIDSQRQTTNANTKNSELNKPVVKNQSLFINKTAIAKPESKSSSAGNESKIPIKSVTSEPNSKKVSLKNMNKSEAATKAEILSADKPVPLVVTNTLKRETPQRKVNAQDLIDKTIEELINRTYPMKPVTEDINLSVQNNVDKKNLNSTVVDAIANNQTTLDAIELKMSETQGTNLKEIPPEKPQDLNSKLNINKNDRKKEKKANAQESDVQKVPNLAAAVPLKETAGATSAFDSEEEIIEHEPVTGDIETNKSSLSSPITVKDESFKESVPKHDEKRTAVITEKDFDKFVRRNSVTYQNCLTVNVPETQVVPANYSTKQSEIPVRAPTKIQNFKHIPSNKVTILSNIPVNDDPSNKNYQSKLQIAYQNALTVKRKMEGPITIIEDKPVKVVFMDTNAEFTPGQLNVQGKDLSPSKTTGDVDNSTISSCDSFDFDVVDTGETKSHDESKSKIKHQRKQVLTPVEEPEFELIQPSDLGIDVSPKKKRRFEEIKNEKPSAKSLVHKKSYLLGRSITREEKVNGQNTIKEVMNSDVDMPRNKTTVSAIDNLVKAAELLENQSENKERKCSINDSQQQTPTKRGRGRPRKYPLPDGSPEKSKPPSPNKKPRLIDAKPIKHETSTEDEDSSGDEMVKENWTMGKINENIVCPICNKLFRTENVVFKHVKHCTGPSPNRSDAGKRRARRMRDSQDSDSKSFDSHSDPLNDDDDDDDDDVKISEIKKIIPNKRKSNDSKSEAETDEVVVIEDTPIKNKSKEDNRKQHDSRKETRNKPNSKLTHLIVCEYCGKTFRQLSYLDSHRLQHTKQGEKKIENVQSTKSVFSCEICKKEFRKLHHLVQHRIIHNSNSTSAKGTRKSSSEQSEVKVESDEVTKQSEDTSAGFRCEPCDKSFRKLHHLVEHRETHDGINRQKTTITPSTPSNTVEKSTPPPQCEICKKTFRKLHHLMEHKEQHNETSSEKSDDKSVQSSLSTKDIIHECPLCYMVFPNEHSLNKHTVICQRKKRQSKMSKPNPDGLTDAVEGVERHDSIESNINDEDDDDDEPKIVTEEIKVIDLEKDEIENDVKITAPETVQNLLTIDESLPEKHIEGKVENLGAIVKEDIVEVSDRSESAIVTKVATNLKKREEKEIVMVQLKKKIAPKEKVGSALIKRQKVTKPPQPVVHDVKPVTDSSDDDEVRYMLNPNYQIDATAEGKTFMKIRANKRSSLQIERPDSKELIKRRTSLQHPPKIPRLKPKTVEAKVVALNVKRRINKVTEAPASDSDDSDVKYSFPTVIAEKQTKPAKENRTKETKLIKPQRKSLADKRKTLSSVAKRKSSGRPTISSHKTNPSPAKQLKKRTTEIEHRCDCGQLFSSAALLSRHTTLAHTPPRIRKRRSPPPEIDTKPAPKQTRKSTERPKQPVGSRKSSTRSDTTAPTQPKTTRKSSVKLDVKPPEARKSLKSSDKLETSKQTTVVKAKRNTAHRGVPVPEKMRKLMQKSKS, encoded by the exons ATGGATAGACTGAGCCAGTTGCGAAGTACGGCTGGGGGCTCAGGTGATTCCACGCTGGACACCACATCGCCACCGAGCGAGGCGTTTATGACGGCCAATGAAAACTCCAAATATTTTTCTCTGTCTGAAGTTGACTCAACCTTTGACATTTCTCACATAAAAGATGTGGCTTTAACATCGACGAGTACAAAATCAGACACGACCATCACGGGCACCGACGTTATCATAGGAAACTTGTCgccaatcaataaaaaaattgaccgTGACAATTACAAGATTGGCAAACAAATTGAAGCTGCCAACATCCTATCTGGAGGAGTGGAGATATTTGAAGACAACGACAATTCTTATGATGGTGACGAGCTGGTAATTGATGACAATGTAGATGTAGATGACAAAACACCGACAGAACTTAAGGGAGCAGAATCTGAGGAATATAAGCTAAGTGAAAATTTTACTGAAACGCCGACACTCATGCAAGGTGAGACAAGTAAAGATACAGAAGTAGTGCTACAAATTGATGGCAAAAATGTGGATGCTATAGATATTGGGAATGGATTGTATTTGTATAGGAAGGACGGGGAGGAAGAGTTAGCTGCTGTTCAGATCATAGATAACCAAGAGCAACCCAGCTTTAAATTTCTCAAAGTTCG TGAAAATGCTGAAGGGAATTTAGAAGTATATGAAGAAATAGAAATAGAAGTTACAAAAGAAGTG CCTACAAAAGATGGGAAGCTAATCGAAAAGAACACATCACATGTGCCtattaataaagatttaaataaaatcataaatgaTTCATCGAGTAACAAAGTTACtgaaaaaaagaattttccCACAATGGAAACTACACCAATTTCTACATCAGAAGATGCAGACAGTGAAAACAAACTGTTACCTTTTGAGGGCAAAccagaattaaatttaaatggaaaAATGATGAAGTTCAGTGAATCAAGAAAATCTCCTGTGGTAGGCAGTTTTATGCCTATGACACATTCAACTCCTAACAAAGAAGGTGTCCCGCTTACAAAAACGATGGTGGATCAACAATTGCATCCGAGTAGACATTCTGATAATGTTAAGAAAACGATTGAAGTACACACTGATAACTGTAAACAAAAATTAGTTGAAACACCAACAAAGCACAAAGAAATTACAGAGCTAAACAAAGAGCCTGATGAAACTGCTGGTTTGGGTGTTACAGCTGGTAACAATGTTTTTGATAAAGGAGAAAAAGTAGAACCAAAGAGTACAGTTAGTGAAAACAAACTTAGTATCTTAAACATAAACGaacaaaaagataaaaaagatAGTATAACTGAAAACTTAGATTCAAGATTTCATGATGAAGAAACAAATGCATTACCAAGTAATGATCTAAAAGACAATTGCGAACATTTAATAAAGGAAGCCAAAGTTACACAAAATGACATGCCGCAGAACACAGAATTAGAAAAACCCCCATTaaaaagtaatgaaattaaagaaaaccAAGTAGAAACTGCTGTAGGAAAAATAGAACAATTTGAAGAAATAGAATCTACACAAGATATGCTGACCACAAATATGGTATCTGATAGTGACATAAAAGATCAACAGAGCTGCAAGTCTTCTACAGAAATTACTTTGACAGATCTTTCGAAAGTTGAAACGAGTGTGAAAGAGGAAGATCTAATAAAACAAGCTACGGGTGACGTCAGTACagcagtaaataaaatacatggcCAGACCCTTGTGTTACCTAAAGAAAGGACATTAGATGTTGTCGATTCTAGTGATAACATTAGTGGAAATAAAAATCGTAGTGGTGCTAGTCTCGAGGTGGCCACAACAACAGATGAAGTTAGCTGGCCTAAATTgttaaaagaagaaataaataaatcaacagatatagaaaatccaaaaaaTATTGTAGAAGCTAAAGATGCTACACCAGATGAAAATAATGTTGATACCATTAGCTCAGCTATTATTcttaatattacgaaaaaacCTGAAGAACCAGAAAGCAAATCAGAACCTAAACTTACTTTAGAAAGTAAAATCGCTGCaaaaattgaaaatgttaaAGAATTTGACACAGTTGCCATAAATAAAGACCAgcttaaagtaaaatttaatgaagAAGCAACACAGAAAACGGCTGATCAAGAAAAGGATGATATTAAAttagaaaacataaaaattcaaGAGAAAGCAATCAACAATAACAATAGTGCTGTTCCTTTTGGTCAATGGACTGAGGCCAATCGACAAgcattcttaaataaaataaaggaaaCCAAAGCACCAGTTTATAATACTAGCagcaaatcaataaaaaattctaaCGACTTGAACAAACGTGATGTCCTTAAGAAAATCGATAGTCAAAGACAAACAACTAACGCAAATACAAAAaattcagaattaaataaacctGTTGTAAAAAATCAATCCTTATTCATAAACAAAACAGCAATTGCCAAACCAGAAAGCAAATCGAGTTCTGCAGGAAACGAGAGCAAAATACCCATAAAGTCTGTAACATCTGAACCAAATTCTAAAAAAGTAAGCTTAAAGAATATGAACAAGTCAGAAGCAGCGACGAAAGCCGAAATTCTTTCTGCCGATAAACCTGTACCTCTTGTTGTTACGAATACGTTAAAAAGAGAAACTCCTCAGAGAAAAGTTAATGCGCAAGATTTAATTGACAAAACAATTGAAGAACTAATTAACAGAACGTATCCAATGAAACCTGTTACGGAAGATATAAATCTTAGTGTACAGAACAATGTGGACAAGAAGAATTTGAATTCTACTGTTGTAGATGCCATTGCGAACAATCAAACTACTTTAGATGCCATTGAATTGAAAATGAGTGAAACACAGGGAACGAACTTAAAAGAAATACCTCCAGAAAAACCACAGGATCTAAATTCGAaactaaacattaataaaaatgataggaaaaaagagaaaaaagcaAACGCTCAGGAGAGCGATGTACAAAAAGTGCCAAATTTAGCAGCAGCAGTTCCGCTGAAAGAGACTGCAGGTGCTACATCAGCATTCGACTCTGAAGAAGAAATTATTGAACATGAACCTGTGACCGGCGATATCGAAACCAATAAAAGTTCTCTTTCGTCTCCAATTACCGTCAAAGATGAATCTTTTAAAGAATCTGTACCTAAACATGATGAGAAGAGAACAGCTGTCATCACGGAGAAAGATTTTGATAAATTTGTTAGGAGGAATTCTGTTACATATCAAAATTGTTTAACAGTTAACGTTCCTGAAACGCAGGTTGTCCCGGCAAATTATTCAACTAAACAAAGTGAAATACCTGTAAGGGCGCCtacgaaaatacaaaatttcaaaCATATCCCTTCAAACAAAGTCACCATTTTATCAAATATACCTGTAAATGATGATCCGTCTAACAAAAATTACCAATCGAAACTACAGATTGCATATCAAAATGCTTTAACTGTTAAACGAAAAATGGAAGGACCCATTACAATTATCGAAGACAAGCCAGTGAAAGTTGTATTCATGGACACAAATGCGGAGTTCACTCCCGGTCAATTGAATGTACAGGGCAAAGATTTGTCCCCGTCGAAAACAACTGGAGATGTTGACAATTCAACGATTAGTTCTTGCGATTCGTTTGATTTTGATGTTGTTGATACAGGAGAAACCAAATCACACGATGAAtcgaaaagtaaaataaaacaccAACGAAAACAAGTATTAACTCCTGTTGAAGAACCGGAATTCGAATTGATTCAACCTAGCGATTTAGGAATAGACGTTTCGCCCAAGAAGAAACGAAGGTTCGAggaaataaaaaacgaaaagcCAAGCGCAAAGAGCTTAGTTCACAAAAAATCATACTTACTTGGTCGAAGTATAACCAGAGAAGAAAAAGTTAATGGGCAAAACACAATCAAAGAGGTAATGAACAGCGACGTAGATATGCCTAGAAACAAAACCACAGTGTCTGCTATAGATAATTTGGTCAAAGCTGCCGAATTACTAGAAAACCAGTCCGAAAATAAAGAAAGGAAATGTTCTATTAATGATAGTCAACAGCAGACTCCTACGAAAAGAGGAAGGGGACGTCCAAGGAAGTATCCATTACCTGACGGAAGCCCGGAAAAATCTAAACCACCAAGTCCGAATAAAAAACCCCGTCTAATAGATGCAAAGCCAATTAAGCACGAAACATCTACAGAAGACGAAGATAGCTCAGGAGATGAAATGGTCAAAGAAAATTGGACAATGGGAAAAATTAACGAAAATATAGTTTGTCCAATTTGCAACAAACTGTTTAGGACAGAGAATGTGGTTTTCAAGCATGTTAAACACTGCACCGGTCCTTCGCCTAATAGATCTGATGCAGGTAAAAGAAGAGCACGAAGAATGAGAGATTCTCAAGATTCCGATTCTAAATCTTTCGACAGTCACTCTGATCCgttgaatgatgatgatgatgatgatgacgacgaCGTTAAAATCAGTGAAATCAAAAAGATCATCCCTAATAAACGGAAATCGAATGATTCTAAATCAGAGGCAGAAACTGATGAAGTCGTCGTCATAGAAGACACTCccataaaaaacaaatcaaaagaAGATAACAGAAAACAACACGATTCAAGGAAAGAAACCAGAAATAAACCAAACAGCAAGCTAACCCATTTGATTGTTTGTGAATATTGCGGTAAAACTTTCAGACAACTTTCTTATTTGGATAGTCATAGACTTCAACACACGAAACAGGGTgaaaagaaaatagaaaatgtGCAAAGCACCAAATCTGTTTTTAGTTGCGAAATATGTAAGAAAGAGTTTAGGAAACTTCATCATTTAGTTCAGCACAGGATTATTCACAACTCGAATAGCACAAGCGCTAAAGGAACTCGGAAGAGCTCCTCTGAACAAAGTGAAGTTAAAGTTGAATCTGATGAAGTGACAAAACAAAGTGAAGACACAAGCGCTGGATTCCGCTGTGAGCCCTGTGACAAATCATTTAGGAAACTCCACCATTTAGTTGAACATCGCGAAACACACGATGgtataaatagacaaaaaactACCATTACACCGAGTACTCCATCGAATACCGTTGAAAAGTCTACACCGCCGCCACAATGTGAAATCTGTAAGAAAACCTTTCGAAAATTACATCATTTGATGGAACACAAAGAACAACACAATGAGACAAGTTCGGAAAAATCGGACGACAAAAGTGTACAGAGCTCATTGTCCACGAAAGATATAATACACGAGTGCCCACTTTGCTACATGGTGTTTCCCAATGAGCATTCGCTGAACAAACACACTGTGATTTGTCAACGGAAAAAGAGACAGTCGAAGATGTCTAAACCAAACCCAGATGGCCTAACTGACGCTGTCGAAGGTGTTGAACGTCATGATTCCATTGAATCTAACATTAAtgatgaagatgatgatgacgatgaacCAAAAATAGTTACAGAAGAGATCAAAGTAATTGATTTGGAAAAAGATGAAATTGAAAACGACGTTAAAATTACTGCTCCAGAAACAGTCCAAAATCTGCTCACAATAGACGAAAGTCTTCCAGAAAAACATATTGAAGGAAAAGTTGAAAATCTTGGTGCTATAGTTAAGGAAGATATAGTTGAAGTGTCTGATAGATCCGAGTCTGCGATAGTTACTAAAGTTGCCACAAATTTAAAGAAGAGAGAAGAAAAAGAGATTGTAATGGTTCAgttgaaaaagaaaattgctCCGAAAGAAAAAGTCGGATCGGCACTAATAAAACGACAAAAGGTAACAAAACCCCCACAACCCGTCGTGCACGATGTAAAACCGGTTACAGACTCGAGTGACGATGATGAAGTTAGATACATGTTGAATCCTAATTACCAAATAGATGCTACTGCCGAAGGGAAAACGTTTATGAAAATACGAGCAAATAAACGTAGTTCCCTACAAATTGAACGTCCGGACTCAAAAGAACTAATCAAGAGGAGAACATCATTACAGCACCCTCCAAAAATACCTCGCCTGAAACCAAAGACCGTGGAGGCGAAAGTAGTGGCTTTAAATGTAAAGAGAAGAATTAATAAAGTTACTGAAGCACCAGCCTCGGATTCAGACGATAGTGACGTCAAATACTCTTTCCCCACGGTTATTGCCGAAAAACAGACTAAACCGGCAAAAGAAAACCGAACTAAAGAAACGAAATTAATTAAACCTCAGAGAAAATCGTTGGCAGACAAAAGGAAAACGTTAAGTTCTGTTGCGAAAAGAAAATCTTCGGGAAGGCCTACAATTTCGTCGCACAAAACGAATCCTTCACCAGCTAAACAATTGAAAAAGC GGACAACAGAGATCGAACACAGGTGTGACTGTGGTCAGTTGTTTAGTAGCGCTGCCCTTTTGTCCCGGCACACCACACTGGCGCATACCCCCCCTCGGATACGCAAACGACGTTCTCCACCGCCTGAGATTGATACGAAGCCTGCCCCGAAACAAACACGCAAATCCACAGAAAGGCCAAAGCAACCTGTCGGCTCTCGGAAGTCGAGCACTCGGAGCGATACCACTGCTCCGACCCAACCTAAAACTACCAGAAAGTCCAGCGTCAAACTCGACGTTAAACCTCCAGAAGCCCGGAAGTCACTCAAATCCTCTGACAAACTCGAAACTTCCAAACAAACGACAGTAGTCAAGGCGAAAAGGAACACCGCCCACAGAGGCGTCCCCGTGCCCGAGAAAATGAGGAAACTCATGCAAAAATCGAAATCATAA